From Vibrio fortis, a single genomic window includes:
- a CDS encoding FecR domain-containing protein — MQQLPPETIEQASIWMARLWADDATQQEHDAFECWRLAHPNNALAWQKLELLQSKFCAIPKGTISKQVLTRKPPRLSRREFLSISALSFVALGSGMAIYRPSPTGTEYSTATGEIRSMRLLDGTELALNTDSKLFVDFNNHQRTIHIERGEVMITNTHHRSPLTVSTSQGLVLPIDTLFSIREYADTTQVSVYEGEVEIQPMLGMGKPHLLAGQTAHFDRRTVSQPNQTQDSDMLWLEHKIMAEATQLKTFINELGRYRRGIINVDASAAALKLTGVFSTKDIDKTLHNISQILPVRIHYRTPLWVTITAK; from the coding sequence ATGCAGCAATTACCCCCTGAAACCATAGAGCAAGCGTCAATTTGGATGGCGCGCCTTTGGGCTGATGATGCTACGCAACAAGAACATGACGCGTTCGAGTGTTGGAGGCTTGCCCACCCTAATAACGCCTTGGCATGGCAAAAACTAGAACTTCTACAAAGTAAGTTTTGTGCCATTCCTAAAGGAACAATCAGCAAGCAGGTCTTAACGCGTAAACCTCCAAGACTCAGCCGTCGCGAATTCTTATCCATAAGCGCGCTTTCGTTCGTCGCATTAGGTTCAGGCATGGCGATTTACAGACCATCGCCAACAGGCACTGAGTATTCTACCGCAACGGGCGAAATTCGTTCAATGAGACTGCTCGATGGCACAGAATTGGCGCTCAACACCGATTCTAAATTGTTCGTTGATTTCAACAATCATCAACGGACTATTCACATTGAACGTGGCGAAGTCATGATTACTAACACGCATCATCGTAGCCCGTTAACAGTCTCGACTTCACAGGGTTTGGTACTGCCTATCGATACCCTATTCAGCATCCGCGAGTACGCAGACACCACTCAGGTCTCTGTTTACGAAGGTGAAGTCGAAATCCAACCTATGCTAGGGATGGGGAAACCGCATCTTTTAGCAGGGCAAACTGCCCACTTCGATCGCCGCACAGTATCGCAGCCAAATCAAACCCAAGATTCAGACATGCTTTGGTTGGAACATAAAATCATGGCGGAAGCGACACAGCTCAAAACCTTCATCAACGAATTAGGGCGTTATCGACGCGGCATCATCAACGTCGATGCCAGTGCCGCAGCACTCAAACTTACCGGTGTGTTCTCGACCAAAGATATTGATAAAACCTTACACAATATCAGCCAGATACTACCGGTAAGAATCCACTACCGAACTCCTCTTTGGGTCACTATCACAGCCAAGTAA
- a CDS encoding sigma-70 family RNA polymerase sigma factor, which produces MTVASNNTSHSVDQMYQEHHSWLSVFIKRRLGCPDTTADLVQDTYLRLLTRGKLPEYKDSRKYLTHIAKGLVIDLYRKRRVESAYLELIEQEPSLVASSPEDHTIVVEALVEIDTLLHKLPIKARQALLMRQLEGKSYKEIAFELEVSISSVEKYVAKGLQGCMLAMLNEG; this is translated from the coding sequence ATGACCGTAGCGAGCAACAACACCTCACACAGCGTGGACCAAATGTACCAAGAGCATCACAGCTGGTTATCGGTGTTTATTAAACGACGCTTAGGATGCCCTGACACTACGGCGGATCTAGTTCAAGATACTTATCTCCGCTTGTTAACCAGAGGTAAGCTGCCTGAATACAAAGATTCAAGAAAGTACCTGACTCATATCGCTAAAGGATTAGTAATTGACCTTTATCGAAAGCGTCGTGTGGAAAGTGCTTATTTAGAGCTCATTGAGCAAGAACCATCACTTGTCGCCAGCTCTCCGGAAGACCACACCATCGTGGTTGAAGCACTTGTTGAGATCGATACGCTACTCCACAAACTTCCAATCAAAGCTCGCCAAGCACTGCTTATGAGACAGCTCGAAGGCAAAAGCTACAAAGAGATCGCTTTCGAACTTGAAGTATCAATATCGTCTGTTGAAAAATATGTGGCTAAAGGCCTTCAAGGTTGCATGTTAGCCATGCTCAACGAGGGTTAA
- a CDS encoding TapB family protein, whose amino-acid sequence MISTLGLAACGGGGSGGGGDTAVAPSSTNSMLPTSSETKWYYSNSTEQTYATTTQVAGATAQVLNYPTGGKEYFITKEDSISLAGFYSPYVNVYGVGTFTVDFRFNQPIELLSNNAIAAQKNFSASGTANINPTYGVRDVTIYGNSAVVGTETVTVPFGTFEATHVKYDLDINATIDGYSFNIPSNVELWFVENIGIVRRIEQGVTLELTDFTAPDTDNDGIPDNLDQFPNDNTESVDTDGDGIGNNQDPDDDNDGVSDDKDGLPLNPNEQIDTDNDDIGNNADTDDDNDGIEDSLDLYPLDETRHDKLSSNLTELNLNTTLGSLNSITQQLLISGSNIDWSLTSDQAWLKFNKTSGNGPATVVISIDATQLDLGQHNATLSLNNEFDGTKTDINATVELLLPEFSFSNSNIGFDITDGWQPLSESLEISLNTGEQSYPVSLTLPEDFNISSLAEVSGSAQQVDVHLISPLNLAEGENHRTIEVSTNVLGHQITETINVNVLASRHALLIPDRGVSLTKFPTKEKLSAQIDVLDSYNLPNTAWTATTSAKWLSVTPFGTTSDKLVVSANVDGLTNDTLYETEIIVSAEESNIVNSESIKVALWIGSSDPELRSTIMGEFYQLAADPVRPYIYASHGEVESTEISIYHTHTLDYIAGLELGGTHRFGHMQISEDGLWLYAGIDGDNIAVFDLVNQSLVKVWQGHSTLADMFTLVEPSGKPLILSSHARVYEPQTGQELTSEEDSIYAYGTGYVDASLYSNRFCSIDSGLSPYTLACYEISYNNYRNTVNIKTIGEVAHGTGSNGRAIAVNKDGSTVYAASGWPYNFLAIDIDTMTVRESLPADAYPNGIAMGENDEVHGIIDGYYASKDFWIYNPDGSERFSADASGYYNSLIKTALAVSGDGYKTLTSDGKELIIMSSYE is encoded by the coding sequence ATGATCAGTACATTAGGCTTAGCTGCATGTGGTGGCGGCGGTAGTGGCGGAGGTGGTGATACAGCAGTAGCCCCATCATCAACAAACAGTATGTTGCCCACATCAAGTGAAACTAAATGGTACTACTCAAATAGTACCGAGCAGACATATGCGACGACAACACAAGTAGCAGGCGCTACGGCTCAAGTGCTTAATTACCCGACGGGTGGCAAGGAGTACTTCATCACCAAAGAAGACAGTATATCTTTGGCAGGGTTTTACTCTCCCTATGTCAATGTATATGGTGTCGGTACTTTCACTGTTGATTTTCGCTTCAATCAACCAATTGAACTTCTATCTAACAACGCCATTGCCGCTCAAAAGAATTTTTCTGCTTCTGGTACCGCAAACATTAACCCGACATACGGTGTGCGCGATGTAACGATCTATGGCAACAGTGCAGTTGTCGGCACAGAGACTGTTACCGTACCTTTTGGCACTTTTGAAGCTACGCATGTGAAGTACGATCTAGACATAAATGCGACTATCGATGGTTATAGCTTTAACATCCCGTCAAATGTCGAGCTTTGGTTTGTTGAAAACATCGGTATAGTTCGCCGTATAGAGCAAGGTGTTACACTTGAATTAACAGACTTTACAGCTCCTGACACAGATAACGATGGCATACCTGATAACCTCGACCAGTTTCCAAATGACAATACAGAGTCAGTTGACACCGACGGGGATGGTATTGGAAACAACCAAGATCCCGATGATGACAATGACGGTGTTTCCGACGATAAAGATGGCTTACCATTAAACCCGAACGAGCAAATAGATACTGATAATGATGATATTGGTAATAACGCCGATACTGACGATGACAACGACGGAATTGAAGACAGTCTCGATCTATATCCTCTAGATGAAACTCGTCACGACAAATTGTCATCAAACCTTACCGAGTTAAACCTTAATACGACGCTAGGTTCACTCAACTCCATCACTCAGCAGCTATTAATTTCCGGTTCCAACATCGATTGGTCTTTGACTAGTGATCAAGCTTGGTTGAAGTTTAACAAAACGTCAGGTAATGGCCCCGCAACTGTCGTTATATCGATTGACGCGACTCAACTAGATTTAGGTCAACACAATGCTACATTAAGTCTAAATAATGAGTTTGATGGAACTAAAACTGACATCAATGCTACTGTAGAACTCTTGCTTCCAGAATTTTCATTCAGTAACTCTAATATCGGTTTTGATATAACCGATGGTTGGCAACCACTGTCAGAAAGCTTAGAGATCAGTTTAAATACTGGAGAGCAGAGTTACCCTGTTAGCTTAACTTTACCTGAAGATTTTAATATCAGTTCTCTAGCTGAAGTGTCAGGCTCAGCGCAACAAGTTGATGTCCATTTGATCTCTCCGCTCAACCTAGCAGAAGGAGAAAACCACAGAACCATTGAAGTAAGCACCAATGTCCTCGGGCACCAAATAACCGAAACCATCAACGTCAATGTCTTGGCCTCAAGGCATGCTCTACTGATACCTGACAGAGGGGTTTCTCTCACAAAGTTCCCAACCAAAGAGAAGCTTAGTGCACAGATCGACGTTCTAGATAGCTACAACCTACCTAATACAGCTTGGACTGCGACTACCTCTGCAAAGTGGCTGAGTGTGACACCATTCGGTACTACCTCAGATAAGCTTGTGGTCAGTGCCAACGTAGATGGACTAACTAATGACACTCTTTACGAGACTGAAATAATAGTTAGTGCTGAAGAAAGCAACATAGTTAACAGTGAGAGCATTAAAGTCGCTCTTTGGATCGGAAGCAGCGACCCAGAATTAAGAAGCACGATTATGGGCGAGTTCTACCAATTAGCTGCCGACCCTGTTAGACCGTATATCTATGCAAGTCACGGTGAAGTTGAGTCAACTGAAATAAGTATTTATCACACCCATACGCTTGATTACATTGCAGGGCTAGAACTAGGTGGTACACATCGGTTCGGGCATATGCAGATAAGTGAAGATGGCCTGTGGTTGTATGCAGGTATCGATGGCGATAACATTGCCGTGTTCGACTTAGTAAATCAATCACTCGTTAAAGTATGGCAGGGACATAGTACACTTGCAGATATGTTTACACTTGTTGAGCCTTCAGGTAAGCCCTTAATACTTTCCTCGCACGCTAGAGTTTATGAGCCGCAAACAGGTCAAGAGCTCACTTCAGAGGAAGATTCTATTTATGCTTATGGCACTGGGTATGTAGATGCAAGCCTATACAGTAATCGCTTCTGTAGTATTGACAGTGGGTTATCACCATACACTCTCGCTTGTTATGAGATTAGCTACAACAACTACCGTAACACGGTAAACATTAAAACAATTGGGGAAGTTGCTCATGGTACGGGATCAAATGGCCGTGCCATCGCCGTTAACAAAGACGGCTCTACGGTCTATGCAGCTAGTGGCTGGCCATATAACTTCCTTGCTATTGATATTGATACAATGACTGTTCGCGAATCACTCCCTGCCGATGCATACCCGAACGGCATCGCTATGGGTGAGAATGATGAAGTGCACGGAATTATAGATGGGTATTACGCATCTAAAGACTTTTGGATCTATAACCCAGACGGTTCTGAACGCTTCAGTGCAGATGCCTCTGGCTACTATAATAGCTTGATAAAGACTGCGTTAGCTGTTTCAGGTGACGGCTACAAAACATTGACGTCCGACGGTAAAGAACTGATCATTATGAGCAGCTACGAATGA
- the gcvP gene encoding aminomethyl-transferring glycine dehydrogenase, which translates to MTELLQSQLLKDLGTQNEFVARHNGPNKADQQKMLDAINSSSLDTLIDETVPAQIRLEKPMTLAAPLSEMDMLSSLKEIASLNQVKRTFIGQGYYNAFTPNVILRNVLENPGWYTAYTPYQPEISQGRLEALLNYQQMVMDLTGMEIANASLLDEATAAGEAMTLCKRAGKSKSKVFFVADDVHPQTLEVVKTRAEYIGFEVMVGALETLPEQDVFGALVQYPGTTGEVRDLTDIIAKAQANKTLVTVATDLLASALLKPAGEMGADVVIGSAQRFGVPMGYGGPHAAFMATRDKHKRTMPGRVIGVSIDTNGNQALRMAMQTREQHIRREKATSNICTAQALLANMASFYAVYHGAEGLRTIARRTHHMTAILAAGLTKSGYELTNNSFFDTITINSEEKTEALYARAQAADINLRLLPGKIGISLDETTTIDDISALFAIFDVKEDINALSTDIAANEFAAIPENCRRESEYLTHPVFNTHHSETQMMRYLKQLENKDFSLTHGMIPLGSCTMKLNAAAEMIPVTWPEFGSIHPFAPLEQAAGYTALAKDLKEKLCEITGYDDFSLQPNSGASGEYAGLIAIQRYHASRGEGHRNVCLIPSSAHGTNPATASMVSMKVVVVKCDEDGNIDMTDLAAKIEKHKDNLSSIMITYPSTHGVYEEQVKEVCEQVHAAGGQVYLDGANMNAQVGLTSPGFIGSDVSHLNLHKTFCIPHGGGGPGMGPIGVKSHLAPFLPGHIENGVQGSDYAVSAADLGSASILPISWAYIAMMGEPGLTEATKVAILNANYVMEKLRPHYPVLYRGTNGRVAHECIIDIRPLKEETGISEEDIAKRLMDYGFHAPTMSFPVAGTLMVEPTESEDLEELDRFCEAMIAIRNEMTAVKNGEWPLDNNPLVNAPHTQVDLSSETWDRPYSRELGCFPSQASKNAKYWPTVNRVDNVYGDRNLICSCPSIENYED; encoded by the coding sequence ATGACTGAATTACTTCAAAGCCAATTACTTAAAGATTTGGGTACTCAAAACGAGTTCGTTGCACGCCACAACGGTCCAAACAAAGCAGACCAACAAAAAATGTTGGACGCGATCAACTCATCTAGCCTTGATACATTGATCGACGAAACGGTTCCTGCGCAAATTCGCCTAGAAAAACCAATGACGCTTGCTGCGCCACTGAGCGAAATGGATATGCTGAGCTCGCTTAAAGAGATCGCTAGCCTAAACCAAGTTAAGCGCACTTTCATTGGCCAAGGCTACTACAACGCATTCACGCCAAACGTTATTCTACGTAATGTTTTGGAAAACCCAGGCTGGTACACAGCTTATACGCCTTACCAACCAGAAATTTCTCAAGGTCGCCTTGAAGCACTGCTTAATTACCAACAAATGGTCATGGACCTAACAGGCATGGAAATCGCGAACGCGTCTCTTCTTGATGAAGCGACAGCGGCTGGCGAAGCTATGACTCTGTGTAAGCGTGCGGGTAAGAGCAAGAGCAAAGTGTTCTTCGTTGCTGACGATGTTCACCCACAAACACTAGAAGTTGTAAAAACTCGTGCTGAGTACATTGGCTTCGAAGTTATGGTTGGCGCGCTAGAAACACTTCCTGAACAAGACGTATTTGGTGCACTTGTACAATACCCAGGTACAACTGGTGAAGTTCGCGACCTAACAGACATTATTGCTAAAGCGCAAGCAAACAAAACCCTAGTTACAGTAGCGACTGACCTACTGGCTTCTGCTCTACTTAAGCCTGCGGGCGAAATGGGCGCAGACGTAGTAATCGGCAGTGCACAACGCTTTGGTGTTCCTATGGGTTACGGCGGTCCACACGCTGCATTCATGGCAACGCGTGATAAGCACAAGCGTACAATGCCAGGCCGTGTGATCGGTGTTTCTATCGATACCAACGGCAACCAAGCGCTACGTATGGCGATGCAAACTCGTGAGCAACACATTCGCCGCGAGAAAGCAACATCAAACATCTGTACTGCTCAAGCCCTTCTGGCAAACATGGCTTCATTCTACGCGGTTTACCACGGTGCAGAAGGCCTACGTACTATTGCTCGTCGTACTCACCATATGACAGCGATTCTAGCTGCTGGTCTAACTAAGTCGGGTTACGAGCTAACAAACAACAGCTTCTTCGATACCATCACAATCAACTCTGAAGAGAAGACCGAAGCACTGTACGCACGTGCTCAAGCTGCAGACATCAACCTGCGTCTACTTCCTGGTAAGATCGGTATCAGCCTAGATGAAACTACTACGATCGATGATATCAGCGCTTTATTCGCTATCTTCGACGTGAAAGAAGACATCAACGCACTTTCTACTGACATTGCTGCTAATGAGTTTGCTGCAATTCCAGAAAACTGCCGTCGTGAATCTGAGTACCTAACGCATCCAGTATTCAACACGCACCACAGCGAAACGCAGATGATGCGTTACCTAAAACAGCTTGAGAACAAAGACTTCTCATTAACGCACGGCATGATCCCACTGGGCAGCTGTACAATGAAGCTGAACGCTGCTGCTGAGATGATTCCAGTAACATGGCCTGAGTTTGGCTCAATTCACCCATTCGCGCCTCTAGAGCAAGCGGCAGGTTACACTGCACTAGCAAAAGATCTGAAAGAGAAGCTATGTGAAATCACTGGCTACGACGATTTCTCTCTGCAGCCTAACTCTGGTGCTTCTGGTGAGTACGCGGGTCTAATCGCGATTCAACGTTACCATGCAAGCCGCGGTGAAGGTCACCGTAACGTTTGTCTAATCCCAAGCTCTGCGCACGGTACTAACCCTGCAACGGCATCTATGGTTTCTATGAAGGTAGTGGTTGTTAAGTGTGATGAAGATGGCAACATCGACATGACTGACCTAGCAGCTAAGATCGAGAAGCACAAAGACAACCTATCAAGCATCATGATCACTTATCCTTCTACGCATGGCGTATACGAAGAGCAAGTGAAAGAAGTGTGTGAACAAGTACACGCAGCGGGCGGTCAGGTTTACCTAGACGGCGCAAACATGAATGCTCAAGTGGGTCTAACTTCACCTGGCTTCATCGGTTCTGACGTATCTCACTTGAACCTACACAAAACATTCTGTATCCCACACGGTGGTGGCGGTCCAGGTATGGGTCCAATCGGTGTTAAATCTCACCTAGCGCCTTTCCTACCGGGTCACATCGAAAATGGCGTGCAAGGTTCTGACTACGCGGTATCAGCAGCAGATCTAGGTAGTGCTTCTATCCTACCTATCTCTTGGGCTTACATCGCGATGATGGGTGAACCAGGTCTGACTGAAGCGACTAAAGTTGCAATCCTGAACGCTAACTACGTGATGGAAAAACTGCGTCCTCACTACCCTGTTCTTTACCGTGGTACTAACGGCCGCGTTGCGCACGAATGTATTATTGATATTCGTCCACTTAAAGAAGAAACAGGTATTAGTGAAGAAGACATCGCTAAGCGTCTAATGGACTACGGTTTCCACGCGCCTACTATGTCTTTCCCAGTTGCTGGCACGCTGATGGTTGAGCCTACTGAGTCTGAAGACCTTGAAGAGCTGGATCGTTTCTGTGAAGCAATGATCGCTATCCGTAACGAAATGACAGCAGTTAAGAACGGGGAATGGCCACTAGATAACAACCCATTAGTGAATGCACCACATACACAAGTGGACTTATCAAGCGAAACATGGGACCGCCCATACTCTCGCGAGCTAGGCTGCTTCCCATCTCAAGCTTCTAAGAACGCGAAATACTGGCCTACTGTAAACCGTGTAGACAACGTATACGGTGACCGTAACCTAATCTGTTCTTGCCCAAGCATCGAGAACTACGAAGACTAA
- the gcvH gene encoding glycine cleavage system protein GcvH, whose translation MDNTLKFADSHEWVKDNGDGTVTIGISEHAQEMLGDVVFVDLPETEDEIEAGESFSLVESVKAASDIYAPITGEIVEINEELEDSPELINEEPYEGGWIVKVKMADASELDNLKDAEEYLNSIDED comes from the coding sequence ATGGACAATACACTTAAGTTTGCAGACAGCCACGAGTGGGTTAAAGACAACGGTGACGGTACTGTAACTATCGGTATTTCTGAGCACGCTCAAGAGATGCTAGGTGACGTTGTATTCGTTGACCTACCAGAAACAGAAGACGAAATTGAAGCTGGTGAAAGCTTCTCTCTTGTAGAGTCTGTAAAAGCAGCATCTGACATCTACGCGCCTATCACTGGTGAAATCGTTGAAATCAACGAAGAATTAGAAGATAGCCCAGAGCTAATCAACGAAGAACCTTATGAAGGTGGTTGGATTGTTAAAGTGAAGATGGCTGACGCGTCTGAACTAGACAACCTAAAAGATGCAGAAGAATACCTAAACTCAATCGACGAAGATTAA